A genomic window from Massilia sp. METH4 includes:
- a CDS encoding efflux transporter outer membrane subunit, whose protein sequence is MRRVALAVVLTLLGGCSPRVAEPPASQLHVPAQWRAPLSDGAAALPADRAWWQAFDDPALTALVTTALANNGDLRVARERVEDYRARVRAAAAAQQPTLSFDTSPTRARTLSAATGKPYVANVFQAEFQAAYEIDVWGRLANATEAAAATLRGEQASLDAAALSIAASVASGYLNLRGLDAQLELAQATLQVRERSRDLARRQFEVGYSSRLEWLQAQAEYDTAAEQIPQLQRQIFEQENALSLLAGGSPGTVARGKPLAELAPPPVPAGLPSDLLRRRPDIARAEQAIAAASAQLAATRDQLLPTFRLTAGGGIQSTELSDLVHGPTRLWRLSGALVAPIFDAGRVQAATDSAAALRNGALIAYENTVRQAFVETENGLDAITRLREQAVQNDARRATAAETLRIAHNRYANGYAAYLEELDAQRNLYAADVARLQLRARLLAASVDLYRALGGGWMAPAGR, encoded by the coding sequence ATGAGGCGGGTGGCATTGGCGGTGGTGCTTACCCTGCTGGGAGGATGCTCGCCCAGGGTGGCCGAGCCGCCGGCCTCGCAACTGCACGTGCCCGCGCAATGGCGCGCCCCTCTTTCCGATGGGGCCGCGGCTCTGCCGGCCGACCGCGCCTGGTGGCAGGCGTTCGACGACCCGGCGCTGACCGCGCTCGTCACCACGGCACTGGCCAACAACGGCGACCTGCGCGTGGCGCGCGAACGGGTCGAGGATTACCGTGCCCGCGTGCGCGCCGCGGCGGCCGCGCAGCAACCCACGCTGTCGTTCGATACGTCGCCCACGCGGGCGCGCACGCTGTCCGCCGCGACCGGCAAGCCCTACGTGGCCAATGTGTTCCAGGCCGAATTCCAGGCCGCCTACGAGATCGACGTGTGGGGGCGGCTCGCCAATGCCACGGAGGCGGCTGCCGCAACGCTGCGCGGCGAGCAGGCGAGCCTGGACGCGGCGGCGCTGTCGATCGCCGCCAGCGTGGCGAGCGGCTACCTGAACCTGCGCGGCCTCGATGCGCAGCTGGAGCTGGCGCAGGCCACGCTGCAGGTGCGCGAACGCTCGCGCGACCTGGCGCGGCGCCAGTTCGAGGTGGGCTACAGCTCGCGCCTCGAGTGGCTCCAGGCCCAGGCGGAGTACGACACGGCGGCCGAACAGATTCCGCAATTGCAGCGGCAGATCTTCGAGCAGGAAAATGCCCTGTCGCTGCTGGCGGGCGGCTCGCCGGGGACCGTCGCGCGCGGAAAGCCGCTTGCCGAACTGGCGCCGCCGCCGGTGCCCGCCGGCCTGCCGTCGGACCTGCTGCGCCGCCGCCCCGACATCGCGCGTGCCGAACAGGCCATCGCCGCCGCCAGCGCGCAACTGGCGGCCACGCGCGACCAGCTGCTGCCCACTTTCCGGCTGACGGCCGGCGGCGGCATCCAGTCCACCGAGCTTTCCGACCTCGTGCACGGGCCCACGCGCCTGTGGCGCCTGTCGGGCGCGCTGGTGGCGCCGATCTTCGACGCGGGCCGCGTGCAGGCGGCCACCGATTCGGCCGCCGCCCTGCGCAACGGGGCGCTGATCGCGTACGAGAACACGGTGCGGCAGGCGTTCGTGGAGACGGAGAATGGCCTGGACGCCATCACGCGGCTGCGCGAGCAGGCGGTGCAGAACGACGCGCGCCGCGCCACCGCCGCCGAAACGCTGCGCATCGCCCACAACCGCTATGCCAATGGCTATGCGGCCTACCTGGAAGAGCTGGATGCGCAGCGCAACCTGTACGCGGCGGACGTGGCGCGCCTGCAGCTGCGCGCCCGCCTGCTGGCCGCTTCGGTGGACCTGTACCGGGCGTTGGGCGGAGGGTGGATGGCGCCGGCCGGCCGATGA
- a CDS encoding HlyD family secretion protein, producing the protein MSANDMGANDTTPASTPTSATPPAAAPAPAAAPPAPGQPDRPQQWLAIAGFALIALIGVLVVLYAWRLPPFTSPIVSTENALVRGQVTVIGTQLSGYVTQVHVQDFQHVKQGDLLVEIDRRVYEQRYEQAEAQLAAQQAALSNWAQSRRSAAATIALQEAALRNARAQADRARADLARVEQLVQDGSLSQRERDAQRAAHAQAQAAVAQAQANVEISRQQSQSVTVNRAALEAAVANAAAALKAARVDLDNTRIVAPSDGQLGQVGVRRGAFVNSGAQLMGLVPRQMWVIANLKETQMNGVRVGQSATFKVDALDGATLTGQVERISPATGSEFSVLPADNATGNYVKIAQRIPVRIRIDPGQRLAERLRPGMSVIVSIDTSANLDGGEARR; encoded by the coding sequence ATGAGCGCAAACGACATGGGCGCAAACGATACGACTCCCGCATCCACACCAACATCCGCCACGCCGCCCGCCGCGGCGCCGGCGCCCGCGGCCGCCCCGCCTGCGCCGGGCCAGCCCGACAGGCCGCAGCAGTGGCTGGCGATCGCCGGCTTTGCGCTGATCGCGCTCATTGGCGTGCTGGTGGTGCTGTATGCCTGGCGGCTGCCGCCGTTCACCAGCCCGATCGTCTCCACCGAGAACGCGCTCGTGCGCGGGCAGGTCACGGTGATCGGCACCCAGCTATCGGGTTACGTGACGCAGGTGCACGTGCAGGACTTCCAGCACGTGAAGCAGGGCGACCTGCTGGTGGAGATCGACCGCCGCGTCTACGAGCAGCGCTACGAGCAGGCCGAGGCCCAGCTGGCGGCGCAGCAGGCGGCGCTGTCCAACTGGGCGCAGTCGCGCCGCAGCGCCGCGGCCACCATCGCGCTGCAGGAAGCGGCGCTGCGCAACGCCCGGGCCCAGGCGGACCGCGCCCGTGCCGACCTGGCGCGCGTGGAACAGCTGGTGCAGGATGGCTCGCTGTCGCAGCGCGAGCGCGACGCGCAGCGCGCCGCCCATGCCCAGGCGCAGGCGGCCGTGGCCCAGGCGCAGGCGAATGTGGAAATCTCGCGGCAGCAATCGCAATCGGTGACGGTCAACCGCGCCGCCCTGGAAGCGGCCGTCGCCAACGCGGCCGCCGCGTTGAAGGCGGCCAGGGTGGACCTGGACAACACGCGCATCGTCGCGCCGTCGGACGGCCAGCTGGGCCAGGTCGGCGTGCGGCGCGGCGCCTTCGTCAACTCCGGCGCCCAGCTGATGGGGCTCGTGCCGCGCCAGATGTGGGTCATCGCCAACCTGAAGGAAACGCAGATGAACGGCGTGCGCGTGGGGCAGAGCGCCACGTTCAAGGTCGACGCGCTCGATGGCGCCACGCTGACCGGGCAGGTCGAGCGCATCTCGCCGGCCACCGGCTCGGAATTTTCCGTGCTACCGGCCGATAACGCCACCGGCAACTACGTGAAGATTGCCCAGCGCATCCCCGTGCGCATCCGCATCGACCCCGGCCAGCGGCTGGCGGAACGGCTGCGGCCCGGCATGTCCGTCATCGTCAGCATCGACACGTCGGCAAACCTGGACGGCGGGGAGGCGCGCCGATGA
- a CDS encoding MFS transporter: MDVYAPQTWKPHERPMLPGSPSSPLHSTPRRIAYLIVGFIVALTGGLGNALVTVNLVYAQGSLGVYQAEIQWLPTVYVMANVSMNLLLVKFRQQFGLRLFTELFLVLYALATLAHLFVHGLGSAIAVRAASGISGAALTTLGLYYTLQGFPAQHRLKGVVLGIGFSQLALPIARIFSTELLEIAEWRGLYFFELGLCLLSLGCVLLLKLPPGDRIRAFEKLDFLTFALFAPGVALLCAVLGLGRTLWWFETPWLGWCLAGSIVLVAAAVTIEHNRANPLLNIRWLTTANMVRLALSVLLIRIVQSEATGTVGFLQALGLQNDQMRDLWLVTLAASVAGMAASALTIAPSRVQSSLMFALVLMAAGAWMDSHATNLTRPAQMYISQGLLAFAGVFFIGPVFVSGFGAIIAQPKNLISFSLMFSMTQNLGGLLGSALVGTVQVMREKYHSSQLVEHLTLIDPLVASRVQGSGATLAGTLADPALRNAEGVALLGAAATREANILAYNDVFLLISIVAVATLAWMLFHHLWQLCTACRPAPPKGPAQDAQTGMAKVSLDNSGSR; the protein is encoded by the coding sequence ATGGATGTCTACGCCCCCCAGACCTGGAAGCCTCATGAGCGGCCGATGCTGCCGGGATCGCCGTCATCGCCCCTGCATTCCACGCCGCGCCGCATCGCCTACCTGATCGTCGGCTTCATCGTGGCGCTCACGGGTGGCCTGGGCAATGCGCTCGTCACCGTCAATCTCGTGTATGCGCAAGGCTCGCTGGGCGTGTACCAGGCCGAGATCCAGTGGCTGCCCACCGTCTACGTGATGGCCAACGTGTCGATGAACCTGCTGCTGGTGAAGTTCCGCCAGCAATTCGGCCTGCGGCTGTTCACGGAGCTGTTCCTGGTGCTGTACGCGCTGGCCACGCTGGCCCACCTGTTCGTGCACGGGCTCGGCTCGGCCATCGCCGTGCGCGCCGCCAGCGGCATTTCGGGCGCCGCGCTCACCACGCTCGGGCTGTACTACACGCTGCAGGGGTTTCCCGCCCAGCACCGCCTGAAGGGGGTGGTACTGGGGATCGGGTTTTCGCAGCTGGCGCTGCCGATCGCGCGCATCTTTTCCACCGAACTGCTGGAAATCGCCGAATGGCGCGGCCTGTATTTCTTCGAGCTGGGCCTGTGCCTGCTGTCGCTGGGTTGCGTGCTGCTGCTCAAGCTCCCGCCCGGCGACCGCATCCGCGCGTTCGAGAAGCTCGACTTCCTCACGTTCGCGCTGTTCGCGCCCGGCGTGGCGCTGCTGTGCGCGGTGCTGGGCCTGGGCCGCACCCTGTGGTGGTTCGAAACGCCCTGGCTGGGCTGGTGCCTGGCCGGCTCGATCGTGCTGGTCGCGGCGGCGGTGACCATCGAGCACAATCGCGCCAACCCGCTGCTCAATATCCGTTGGCTGACCACGGCGAACATGGTTCGCCTCGCGCTGTCGGTGCTCCTGATCCGCATCGTGCAATCGGAAGCCACCGGCACCGTCGGCTTCCTCCAGGCGCTTGGCCTGCAGAACGACCAGATGCGGGACCTGTGGCTCGTCACGCTGGCGGCCAGCGTCGCCGGCATGGCGGCCAGCGCGCTGACGATCGCGCCCAGCCGTGTGCAGAGCTCGCTGATGTTCGCGCTGGTCCTGATGGCCGCCGGCGCGTGGATGGATTCGCACGCCACCAATCTCACGCGGCCCGCGCAGATGTATATCAGCCAGGGCCTGCTGGCGTTCGCCGGCGTGTTCTTCATCGGTCCCGTGTTCGTGTCCGGCTTCGGGGCGATCATCGCGCAACCGAAGAACCTGATCAGTTTTTCGCTGATGTTCTCGATGACGCAGAACCTGGGCGGCCTCTTGGGTTCCGCGCTGGTGGGCACGGTGCAGGTGATGCGCGAAAAATACCATTCCAGCCAGCTCGTCGAACACCTCACGCTGATCGACCCGCTGGTGGCCAGCCGCGTGCAGGGCAGCGGCGCCACGCTGGCCGGCACGCTGGCCGACCCGGCGCTGCGCAACGCGGAGGGCGTGGCGCTGCTGGGCGCGGCCGCCACCCGCGAAGCCAATATCCTGGCCTACAACGACGTCTTCCTGTTGATCAGCATCGTCGCCGTCGCCACGCTGGCGTGGATGCTGTTCCACCACCTGTGGCAGCTCTGCACCGCATGCCGGCCCGCGCCTCCCAAGGGGCCGGCGCAGGATGCGCAGACAGGCATGGCCAAGGTCTCCCTCGACAACTCCGGATCAAGATGA
- a CDS encoding branched-chain amino acid ABC transporter substrate-binding protein, with protein sequence MKTRYLVGALALAGMSAGAAAQETVVRIGHSGPLSGAQAFSGKDNENGARLAIEELNAKPLTIGGKKIRFELVSEDDQGDPKAGVNAAQKLADGGVRYVVGPYNSGVAIPASRVYANAGVVVASVASNPKLTQQGYKNLFRVNASDTQLGSRMAVYAAKELKLKTVAVIDDRTAFGQGLAEEFKRAARAAGMTVAGHEYTTDKAVDFTSILTKLRPKNVEAIFFGGYAPQGGPMARQIRQLGIKAKLLGGDTICTAEMGKLGGDAVGSNVLCSQGGALLDKAANGPAFKTKFKKRFNAEPDVYAASYYDAVNLFAQAMQKTDSIEPAKVGPAISAGSYQGVAGTYAFDAKGDMKASPVTIFTFKGGQPSALTSY encoded by the coding sequence ATGAAGACCAGGTACTTGGTGGGCGCGCTGGCGCTGGCAGGGATGAGCGCTGGTGCAGCCGCGCAGGAAACCGTCGTACGTATCGGCCACAGCGGCCCGCTGTCGGGCGCGCAGGCGTTCTCCGGCAAGGACAATGAAAACGGCGCGCGCCTGGCGATCGAGGAATTGAATGCGAAGCCGCTCACCATCGGCGGCAAGAAGATCCGCTTCGAACTCGTGTCGGAAGACGACCAGGGCGACCCGAAGGCCGGCGTGAACGCGGCGCAGAAGCTTGCCGATGGCGGCGTCCGCTACGTGGTCGGCCCGTACAACTCGGGCGTGGCGATTCCCGCCTCGCGCGTCTACGCCAATGCCGGCGTGGTGGTGGCCAGCGTGGCCTCCAATCCGAAACTCACCCAGCAGGGATACAAGAACCTGTTCCGCGTGAACGCCAGCGATACGCAGCTCGGTTCGCGCATGGCCGTGTACGCGGCCAAGGAACTGAAGCTGAAGACGGTCGCCGTGATCGACGACCGCACCGCCTTCGGCCAGGGCCTGGCCGAGGAATTCAAGCGCGCCGCCCGCGCGGCCGGCATGACCGTGGCCGGCCATGAGTACACGACCGACAAGGCCGTCGACTTCACCTCGATCCTGACCAAGCTGCGGCCGAAGAACGTGGAGGCGATCTTCTTCGGCGGCTACGCGCCGCAGGGCGGCCCGATGGCGCGCCAGATCCGCCAGCTCGGCATCAAGGCGAAGCTCCTGGGCGGCGACACGATCTGCACCGCCGAGATGGGCAAGCTGGGCGGCGACGCGGTGGGCTCCAACGTGCTGTGCTCGCAGGGCGGCGCCCTGCTCGACAAAGCCGCCAACGGCCCGGCCTTCAAGACCAAATTCAAGAAGCGCTTCAACGCCGAGCCCGACGTGTACGCCGCCTCGTACTACGATGCGGTGAACCTGTTCGCCCAGGCGATGCAGAAGACCGATTCCATCGAACCGGCCAAGGTCGGCCCCGCCATCTCGGCCGGCTCCTACCAGGGCGTGGCCGGCACCTATGCGTTCGATGCGAAGGGCGACATGAAAGCTTCGCCGGTGACGATCTTCACGTTCAAGGGCGGACAGCCGAGTGCGCTGACCAGCTATTGA
- a CDS encoding GGDEF domain-containing protein, translated as MSPPVHDAAFAISRLSAEFTDRTIEAHFSHHLLPQTKAQLRTTLLFCAAVYVVFAITDILALGFTPAALTLFVCRMAVAVVAIGSCVTNHLHPHSVGRVYLSASISEIVGMLAFAPVVLMRPDELPWHSMSMGLMVLVVYLYIPNRLMYSLAISVISTMVFIGIALWMGVLTPKEQLTMVMLLSLANCFGYIAARRYHLIRREEFRVQSVLKNLSERDPLTGCHNRRYLQQELLNMELSRARRFRLSLAVIACDIDYFKSVNDTYGHAAGDRVLVSFAALLRGMIRENVDSLIRFGGEEFLLVLPETDLAGAMHLAERMRAALSLAVTEIAPGKTVGVTASFGVTSVNFANVSGRFPQEAVIELADQLLYAAKRDGRNTVKALEFFGRPGLHVAARAAG; from the coding sequence GTGTCACCCCCGGTCCACGATGCGGCGTTCGCGATCTCCCGGCTGTCGGCGGAATTCACCGACAGGACGATCGAAGCGCACTTCAGCCATCACTTGCTGCCGCAGACAAAGGCGCAGCTGCGCACCACGCTGCTGTTCTGCGCGGCCGTATATGTGGTGTTTGCCATTACCGACATCCTCGCTCTCGGCTTCACGCCGGCGGCACTGACATTGTTCGTCTGCCGCATGGCGGTGGCCGTGGTGGCGATCGGCAGCTGCGTCACGAATCACCTGCACCCGCATTCCGTCGGCCGCGTCTACCTGTCTGCCAGCATCAGCGAGATCGTCGGCATGCTTGCGTTCGCGCCAGTCGTGCTGATGCGCCCCGACGAGCTGCCCTGGCACTCCATGTCGATGGGGCTGATGGTGCTGGTCGTCTACCTGTATATCCCCAACCGGCTGATGTACTCGCTTGCCATCTCCGTGATCAGCACCATGGTCTTCATCGGCATCGCACTGTGGATGGGCGTGCTCACGCCCAAGGAACAGCTGACGATGGTCATGCTGCTGTCGCTGGCCAACTGCTTCGGCTACATTGCCGCGCGCCGCTACCACCTGATCCGCCGCGAGGAATTCCGTGTGCAGTCGGTGCTCAAGAACCTGTCCGAGCGCGACCCGCTCACGGGTTGCCACAACCGGCGCTACCTGCAGCAGGAATTGCTGAACATGGAACTGTCGCGGGCGCGCCGCTTCCGCCTCAGCCTCGCCGTGATCGCCTGCGACATCGATTACTTCAAGTCCGTCAACGACACATACGGCCACGCGGCCGGCGACCGGGTGCTGGTGTCCTTTGCCGCGCTGCTGCGTGGCATGATCCGCGAAAACGTGGACAGCCTGATACGCTTCGGTGGCGAGGAATTCCTGCTGGTGCTGCCGGAAACGGACCTGGCCGGCGCGATGCACCTGGCCGAGCGCATGCGCGCGGCGCTGTCCCTGGCGGTCACGGAAATCGCGCCCGGCAAGACCGTTGGCGTGACGGCCAGCTTCGGCGTCACGTCCGTCAACTTCGCCAATGTATCCGGCCGCTTCCCGCAGGAGGCGGTGATCGAACTGGCCGACCAGCTGCTGTACGCGGCGAAGCGCGACGGCCGCAATACCGTCAAGGCACTCGAATTCTTCGGGCGGCCCGGCCTGCACGTGGCGGCACGCGCGGCCGGCTGA
- a CDS encoding outer membrane beta-barrel protein codes for MKQVVLLAALLAAVPAFAQNMYVTGQVARVEHKLSVDDVSIKDNDTGVTAAFGYKFNPNVAVEAGYLYLGEFSQSADDYTIYAKPKSFYGAVVGTLPVTPAFSLSAKVGVARHRTKVGYIDREWDDADSTKVNKTSALFGIGAAFQVTPTVAVVAEYTRLGKVADDEYGDSVKASLFSAGVRVSF; via the coding sequence ATGAAACAAGTAGTCTTGCTGGCAGCGCTGCTGGCCGCCGTTCCCGCCTTCGCCCAGAACATGTACGTGACGGGCCAGGTTGCGCGCGTCGAGCACAAGCTCAGCGTCGACGACGTGTCGATCAAGGACAATGATACGGGCGTGACCGCTGCGTTCGGCTATAAGTTCAACCCGAACGTCGCCGTCGAAGCGGGTTACCTGTACCTGGGCGAGTTCTCGCAGAGCGCGGACGATTACACGATCTACGCCAAGCCGAAATCGTTCTACGGCGCCGTGGTCGGCACCCTGCCCGTGACGCCGGCGTTCTCGCTGTCGGCCAAGGTGGGCGTCGCGCGCCACCGCACGAAGGTCGGCTACATCGACCGCGAGTGGGACGACGCGGACAGCACCAAGGTCAACAAGACGAGCGCCCTGTTCGGCATCGGCGCCGCCTTCCAGGTGACGCCAACCGTGGCGGTTGTTGCCGAGTACACCCGCCTCGGCAAAGTGGCCGACGACGAATACGGCGATTCGGTGAAAGCATCGCTGTTCTCGGCCGGCGTGCGCGTCAGCTTCTAA
- a CDS encoding diguanylate cyclase, which translates to MVSLPCFKRIALAPSLAAVSAAVMLLLTLVTLQVVGQTMAKQVKQEIGQNLAELSFQTTDKLDRGMYERYREVQLMAERYEITSADVPTTAKRAVLERMQQTHPYYAWIGITDNDGQVKIATGALLEGKDVSGRPWFTAARRGVHLLDVHEAVLLAKLLPNPTGEPKRFFDVAFPYRDAKGQMLGVLGTHLSWQWAANVQRSVLRPLAERKAVDTLILSKGGAVLMGPPEYTDKVLQPKSFQLARRGMNGAVIEVWPDGKRYLVGYSKSRGHQSYPGLEWTVLVRQPLDKAFEPVDALRDKILWGGTGAAALVSLLVWLLSRGIANPLERITRHAGELTTGQLDRIPPVRSRLAEVQILQDALNELLAKVQAKEAGLRELNATLENRVTERTAALHSAVEDTRKSEHRVRAIIDTALDAFVGVDAEGRITDWNPRAEEIFGRPRAEVLGKTVTETIIPPRFREAHQNGMRRFGAKGSSGVVGKRLQLSALRGNGEEFPVEMTIGLINAGDTHFFGTFIQDISQRKEIEDALARERELLDVVLDSIDVGVVVCSSGGEVTMFNRAAREIHGLPPAPLPPEQWADHYRLFLGDGQTPMVTGQVPLFRALHGEQVENAEVVVRPTNGAPRFLFASGRALHAQDGTGIGAVIALKDVTVLKESARRLEASERSLRTITNNLPVLIGYVDRMERYTFANATYEAWFGVQAGGISGKTVREVMGDELYSEHRDKLRGGSDNVTFEMTIGQGDRARTVEVTRIPDVHDGVCNGVYVLGTDISAARRHEEELSRLARVDILTGLPNRRSYHEYLDAAVQRARRSGDGMALMFLDVDHFKQVNDTLGHAAGDIVLQEFARRVKGAVRVTDTVCRLAGDEFTVIVEGLACAAEAALVAQKIVAAFNAPFDLAAGSRKVSASVGVAFTSKFPVGLTELGETADRALYAAKAQGRGCFMVADMQDNN; encoded by the coding sequence ATGGTTTCGCTGCCTTGTTTCAAGCGCATTGCTCTGGCGCCGTCTCTGGCGGCTGTGTCGGCGGCAGTCATGCTATTACTCACCCTTGTGACGCTGCAGGTCGTGGGCCAGACCATGGCCAAGCAGGTCAAGCAAGAAATCGGCCAGAACCTGGCCGAACTGTCGTTCCAGACCACGGACAAGCTCGACCGAGGTATGTACGAGCGTTACCGTGAAGTCCAGCTGATGGCGGAGCGCTACGAGATCACCAGCGCCGATGTACCCACGACTGCCAAGCGCGCCGTGCTGGAGCGAATGCAGCAAACCCATCCCTACTACGCGTGGATCGGTATCACCGATAATGATGGCCAAGTAAAGATTGCCACCGGCGCGCTGCTGGAAGGAAAAGATGTCTCAGGCCGCCCATGGTTCACCGCGGCCCGCCGTGGCGTGCATCTGCTGGACGTGCACGAGGCGGTGCTGCTGGCCAAGCTGCTGCCTAACCCCACCGGCGAACCAAAGCGATTCTTTGACGTTGCGTTCCCCTATCGCGACGCGAAGGGTCAGATGCTGGGCGTCCTCGGCACCCACCTGAGCTGGCAGTGGGCCGCCAATGTCCAGCGCTCGGTGCTGCGTCCGCTGGCCGAACGCAAGGCGGTCGACACCCTGATCCTCAGCAAAGGCGGCGCAGTGCTGATGGGACCGCCCGAATACACGGACAAGGTGCTTCAACCCAAGAGCTTTCAGCTCGCACGGCGGGGAATGAACGGCGCCGTCATCGAAGTCTGGCCGGACGGCAAGCGCTACCTGGTGGGTTACAGCAAGAGTCGCGGCCACCAGTCCTATCCAGGACTCGAATGGACCGTGCTGGTGCGCCAGCCGCTCGACAAGGCATTCGAGCCCGTCGACGCGTTGCGCGACAAGATCCTGTGGGGCGGCACCGGCGCCGCAGCCCTCGTGTCGCTACTGGTGTGGCTGCTTTCGCGCGGCATCGCCAACCCGCTGGAGCGCATCACGCGCCATGCCGGCGAATTGACCACGGGCCAGCTGGACCGCATTCCCCCCGTGCGGAGCCGGCTGGCAGAAGTGCAGATCCTGCAGGACGCGCTCAATGAACTGCTCGCCAAGGTGCAAGCCAAGGAAGCAGGGCTGCGCGAGCTGAACGCCACGCTCGAAAACCGCGTCACCGAGCGCACGGCGGCGCTGCATTCGGCCGTCGAAGACACCCGCAAGAGCGAACACCGGGTGCGCGCCATCATCGACACGGCACTCGACGCCTTCGTGGGCGTCGATGCGGAAGGCCGCATCACCGACTGGAATCCTCGCGCCGAGGAAATCTTCGGCCGGCCCCGCGCGGAAGTACTGGGCAAGACCGTGACGGAAACCATCATCCCGCCCCGCTTCCGCGAAGCCCACCAGAACGGAATGCGCCGTTTCGGCGCCAAAGGCAGCAGCGGTGTGGTTGGCAAGCGGCTGCAGCTGTCCGCCCTGCGCGGCAATGGCGAAGAATTCCCCGTTGAAATGACGATCGGCCTGATCAACGCCGGCGATACGCACTTCTTCGGCACTTTTATCCAGGATATCTCACAGCGCAAGGAAATCGAGGATGCGCTGGCCAGGGAACGTGAACTGCTGGACGTTGTGCTCGACTCCATTGACGTGGGTGTAGTGGTCTGCTCGAGCGGCGGTGAAGTAACGATGTTCAACCGCGCCGCACGCGAGATCCACGGCCTGCCTCCCGCGCCCCTGCCGCCCGAGCAGTGGGCCGACCACTACCGCCTGTTCCTGGGCGACGGCCAGACGCCGATGGTCACCGGTCAGGTGCCCCTGTTCCGCGCGCTGCACGGCGAGCAGGTGGAAAACGCGGAAGTCGTCGTCAGGCCCACTAACGGAGCGCCCCGCTTTCTGTTCGCCAGCGGCCGCGCCTTGCATGCACAAGACGGCACCGGCATCGGCGCGGTGATCGCCTTGAAGGACGTGACGGTACTGAAGGAGTCCGCCAGGCGACTGGAAGCGAGCGAACGCAGCCTGCGCACCATCACCAACAACCTGCCCGTACTGATCGGCTATGTGGACCGCATGGAGCGCTACACCTTTGCCAACGCAACTTACGAGGCTTGGTTCGGCGTGCAGGCCGGTGGCATTTCCGGCAAGACGGTTCGGGAAGTGATGGGCGACGAGTTGTACAGTGAGCACCGCGACAAGCTGCGAGGCGGCAGCGATAACGTCACGTTCGAAATGACGATTGGCCAGGGAGACCGTGCGCGTACGGTCGAAGTGACGCGCATCCCGGACGTCCACGACGGCGTCTGCAACGGTGTCTACGTGCTGGGTACCGACATCTCGGCGGCAAGGCGGCACGAGGAAGAGCTGAGCCGCCTGGCGCGCGTCGACATACTGACGGGCCTGCCCAACCGCCGCTCCTACCACGAATACCTGGACGCGGCGGTGCAGCGTGCCCGGCGCAGCGGCGATGGCATGGCGCTGATGTTCCTTGACGTCGACCACTTCAAGCAAGTCAATGACACCCTGGGCCATGCCGCGGGCGATATCGTGCTGCAGGAGTTCGCGCGCCGCGTGAAGGGCGCGGTACGTGTCACCGATACGGTCTGCCGCCTGGCCGGCGACGAATTCACGGTGATCGTGGAGGGGCTGGCATGCGCGGCCGAGGCGGCCCTTGTGGCGCAGAAGATCGTTGCCGCATTCAACGCGCCGTTCGACCTGGCCGCGGGCAGTCGCAAGGTATCGGCCAGCGTTGGCGTTGCCTTTACGAGCAAGTTCCCTGTCGGGCTGACGGAGCTGGGCGAAACCGCCGACAGGGCTCTGTATGCAGCCAAGGCACAGGGCCGTGGGTGCTTTATGGTGGCAGACATGCAGGACAACAACTAG